From one Sphaeramia orbicularis chromosome 9, fSphaOr1.1, whole genome shotgun sequence genomic stretch:
- the LOC115425854 gene encoding dynamin-1-like protein isoform X1 codes for MLCTKCPQFIGRMETLIPTINRLQEVFLTVGAEVVQLPQIVVVGSQSSGKSSVLESLVGRDFLPRGSGIVTRRPLVLQLVHVAPLEERLKIENGNGVKQNAQISYPGVKAEEWGTFLHCKNQIFTDFQEIRREIETETDRSSGENKGISPEPIYLKIFSPKVLNLTLVDLPGITKVPVGDQPEDIEAQVQEMILSFISNPNSLILAVSPANSDLATSDALKLAREVDPDGRRTLLVVSKLDLMDAGTDALEVLLGRVIPVRLGIIGVVNRSQHDINTQKSLEDSTRDEQAFLQRHYPSLASRAGSRYLAKTLSRLLMHHIRDCLPELKTRVTVLSAQYQARLHSYGQPVEDHSATLLQIVTKFASDYCNTIEGTARHIQTSELCGGARICYIFHETFGRTLQSIDPLGGLTELDILTAIRNATGPRPALFVPEVSFELLVKRQIKRLEEPSLRCVELVHEELQRIIQHCSSFSTQELLRFPKLHDSIVEVVTGLLRKRLPITNEMVHNLVAIELAYINTKHPDFTDAAQVSASVNSQQAEALDGGKRWKNEKTGEEKTLAPGFSSPSKGQAINLLDTAVPVSRKLSAREQRDCEVIQRLIKCYFLIVRKSIQDSVPKTVMHFLVNFVKEHLQSELVGQLYKQPLLQELLIESQDTAQQRTEVAQMLEALKKANNIISEIRETHLW; via the exons ATGTTGTGTACTAAGTGCCCCCAGTTTATTGGAAGGATGGAAACTCTGATTCCCACCATCAACCGGCTTCAGGAGGTTTTCCTCACAGTGGGTGCAGAGGTTGTACAGCTGCCTCAAATAGTCGTTGTTGGATCtcag AGCAGTGGAAAAAGCTCTGTGTTGGAGAGTCTGGTTGGACGGGATTTCTTACCTCGAGGATCAGGAATAGTGACAAGACGACCTCTGGTGTTGCAGCTTGTTCATGTTGCTCCTCTGGAAGAGAGACTGAAGATTGAAAATG GAAATGGGGTAAAACAAAATGCCCAAATCAGCTACCCAG GTGTCAAAGCTGAAGAATGGGGTACATTTCTTCATTGCAAGAACCAG attttcacagatttcCAAGAAATCCGGCGAGAAATAGAAACAGAGACTGATCGCAGTTCAGGAGAAAACAAG GGAATCAGCCCTGAGCCCATATATTTGAAGATTTTCTCCCCCAAGGTCCTAAATCTCACTCTGGTTGATTTACCTGGAATTACTAAG GTTCCTGTTGGGGACCAGCCGGAGGACATTGAAGCTCAAGTACAGGAGATGATCTTATCTTTCATCTCCAATCCAAACTCCCTCATCCTCGCAGTGTCCCCTGCCAACTCTGACTTGGCTACATCTGATGCGCTGAAATTGGCTCGTGAGGTTGATCCAGATG GTCGTCGAACGCTGTTGGTGGTCAGTAAGCTGGACCTGATGGATGCGGGCACAGATGCTTTAGAGGTTCTTCTAGGTCGTGTCATTCCAGTCAGGCTTGGAATAATTGGGGTGGTTAACAG GAGCCAGCATGACATCAATACTCAGAAGAGCTTGGAGGACTCAACGCGGGATGAGCAGGCTTTCCTGCAACGTCACTACCCTTCGCTTGCCTCGCGGGCTGGTTCACGTTATTTGGCCAAGACTCTCAGTAGATTGCTCATGCACCACATCCGGGACTGCCTACCAGAACTCAAAACCCGAGTGACCGTACTGAGTGCCCAGTACCAGGCACGGCTTCACAGCTATGGTCAGCCCGTAGAGGACCACAGTGCCACACTGCTGCAGATTGTCACCAAGTTTGCCAGCGATTATTGCAACACCATAGAGGGGACAGCAAGGCACATCCAAACCTCAGAACT CTGTGGGGGTGCTCGGATCTGTTACATATTCCATGAAACCTTTGGCCGGACATTGCAGTCCATCGACCCCCTTGGAGGGCTGACTGAGCTTGATATCCTGACTGCGATCCGCAATGCCACA GGACCACGGCCAGCGCTTTTTGTGCCTGAGGTGTCTTTTGAGTTGTTGGTGAAGCGGCAAATTAAGCGGCTGGAGGAGCCCAGTTTACGCTGTGTAGAGCTTGTCCATGAAGAACTACAGAGGATCATCCAGCACTGCTCTTCTTTTAGCACACAG GAACTTCTACGATTTCCGAAACTTCATGATTCCATTGTGGAAGTTGTTACAGGATTACTGAGGAAGCGCTTGCCGATCACTAATGAAATG GTTCACAATTTAGTGGCAATAGAACTTGCTTATATCAACACAAAGCATCCAGACTTCACAGATGCTGCACAGGTCTCAGCATCTGTCAACAGTCAGCAG GCAGAGGCACTTGATGGTGGGAAACGCTGGAAGAATGAGAAGACTGGGGAAGAGAAAACCCTGGCTCCAGGTTTCAGCAGCCCCAGCAAAGGCCAGGCCATTAACCTTCTTGACACA GCGGTGCCTGTGTCCCGCAAGCTGAGTGCAAGAGAACAGAGGGACTGCGAGGTCATCCAGCGTCTCATCAAGTGCTACTTCCTCATCGTCCGCAAAAGCATCCAAGACAG TGTGCCAAAGACAGTGATGCACTTCTTGGTGAACTTTGTGAAAGAGCATCTGCAGAGTGAGCTGGTGGGTCAACTTTACAAACAGCCA
- the LOC115425854 gene encoding dynamin-1-like protein isoform X3: MLCTKCPQFIGRMETLIPTINRLQEVFLTVGAEVVQLPQIVVVGSQSSGKSSVLESLVGRDFLPRGSGIVTRRPLVLQLVHVAPLEERLKIENGVKAEEWGTFLHCKNQIFTDFQEIRREIETETDRSSGENKGISPEPIYLKIFSPKVLNLTLVDLPGITKVPVGDQPEDIEAQVQEMILSFISNPNSLILAVSPANSDLATSDALKLAREVDPDGRRTLLVVSKLDLMDAGTDALEVLLGRVIPVRLGIIGVVNRSQHDINTQKSLEDSTRDEQAFLQRHYPSLASRAGSRYLAKTLSRLLMHHIRDCLPELKTRVTVLSAQYQARLHSYGQPVEDHSATLLQIVTKFASDYCNTIEGTARHIQTSELCGGARICYIFHETFGRTLQSIDPLGGLTELDILTAIRNATGPRPALFVPEVSFELLVKRQIKRLEEPSLRCVELVHEELQRIIQHCSSFSTQELLRFPKLHDSIVEVVTGLLRKRLPITNEMVHNLVAIELAYINTKHPDFTDAAQVSASVNSQQAEALDGGKRWKNEKTGEEKTLAPGFSSPSKGQAINLLDTAVPVSRKLSAREQRDCEVIQRLIKCYFLIVRKSIQDSVPKTVMHFLVNFVKEHLQSELVGQLYKQPLLQELLIESQDTAQQRTEVAQMLEALKKANNIISEIRETHLW; encoded by the exons ATGTTGTGTACTAAGTGCCCCCAGTTTATTGGAAGGATGGAAACTCTGATTCCCACCATCAACCGGCTTCAGGAGGTTTTCCTCACAGTGGGTGCAGAGGTTGTACAGCTGCCTCAAATAGTCGTTGTTGGATCtcag AGCAGTGGAAAAAGCTCTGTGTTGGAGAGTCTGGTTGGACGGGATTTCTTACCTCGAGGATCAGGAATAGTGACAAGACGACCTCTGGTGTTGCAGCTTGTTCATGTTGCTCCTCTGGAAGAGAGACTGAAGATTGAAAATG GTGTCAAAGCTGAAGAATGGGGTACATTTCTTCATTGCAAGAACCAG attttcacagatttcCAAGAAATCCGGCGAGAAATAGAAACAGAGACTGATCGCAGTTCAGGAGAAAACAAG GGAATCAGCCCTGAGCCCATATATTTGAAGATTTTCTCCCCCAAGGTCCTAAATCTCACTCTGGTTGATTTACCTGGAATTACTAAG GTTCCTGTTGGGGACCAGCCGGAGGACATTGAAGCTCAAGTACAGGAGATGATCTTATCTTTCATCTCCAATCCAAACTCCCTCATCCTCGCAGTGTCCCCTGCCAACTCTGACTTGGCTACATCTGATGCGCTGAAATTGGCTCGTGAGGTTGATCCAGATG GTCGTCGAACGCTGTTGGTGGTCAGTAAGCTGGACCTGATGGATGCGGGCACAGATGCTTTAGAGGTTCTTCTAGGTCGTGTCATTCCAGTCAGGCTTGGAATAATTGGGGTGGTTAACAG GAGCCAGCATGACATCAATACTCAGAAGAGCTTGGAGGACTCAACGCGGGATGAGCAGGCTTTCCTGCAACGTCACTACCCTTCGCTTGCCTCGCGGGCTGGTTCACGTTATTTGGCCAAGACTCTCAGTAGATTGCTCATGCACCACATCCGGGACTGCCTACCAGAACTCAAAACCCGAGTGACCGTACTGAGTGCCCAGTACCAGGCACGGCTTCACAGCTATGGTCAGCCCGTAGAGGACCACAGTGCCACACTGCTGCAGATTGTCACCAAGTTTGCCAGCGATTATTGCAACACCATAGAGGGGACAGCAAGGCACATCCAAACCTCAGAACT CTGTGGGGGTGCTCGGATCTGTTACATATTCCATGAAACCTTTGGCCGGACATTGCAGTCCATCGACCCCCTTGGAGGGCTGACTGAGCTTGATATCCTGACTGCGATCCGCAATGCCACA GGACCACGGCCAGCGCTTTTTGTGCCTGAGGTGTCTTTTGAGTTGTTGGTGAAGCGGCAAATTAAGCGGCTGGAGGAGCCCAGTTTACGCTGTGTAGAGCTTGTCCATGAAGAACTACAGAGGATCATCCAGCACTGCTCTTCTTTTAGCACACAG GAACTTCTACGATTTCCGAAACTTCATGATTCCATTGTGGAAGTTGTTACAGGATTACTGAGGAAGCGCTTGCCGATCACTAATGAAATG GTTCACAATTTAGTGGCAATAGAACTTGCTTATATCAACACAAAGCATCCAGACTTCACAGATGCTGCACAGGTCTCAGCATCTGTCAACAGTCAGCAG GCAGAGGCACTTGATGGTGGGAAACGCTGGAAGAATGAGAAGACTGGGGAAGAGAAAACCCTGGCTCCAGGTTTCAGCAGCCCCAGCAAAGGCCAGGCCATTAACCTTCTTGACACA GCGGTGCCTGTGTCCCGCAAGCTGAGTGCAAGAGAACAGAGGGACTGCGAGGTCATCCAGCGTCTCATCAAGTGCTACTTCCTCATCGTCCGCAAAAGCATCCAAGACAG TGTGCCAAAGACAGTGATGCACTTCTTGGTGAACTTTGTGAAAGAGCATCTGCAGAGTGAGCTGGTGGGTCAACTTTACAAACAGCCA
- the LOC115425854 gene encoding dynamin-1-like protein isoform X2 — METLIPTINRLQEVFLTVGAEVVQLPQIVVVGSQSSGKSSVLESLVGRDFLPRGSGIVTRRPLVLQLVHVAPLEERLKIENGNGVKQNAQISYPGVKAEEWGTFLHCKNQIFTDFQEIRREIETETDRSSGENKGISPEPIYLKIFSPKVLNLTLVDLPGITKVPVGDQPEDIEAQVQEMILSFISNPNSLILAVSPANSDLATSDALKLAREVDPDGRRTLLVVSKLDLMDAGTDALEVLLGRVIPVRLGIIGVVNRSQHDINTQKSLEDSTRDEQAFLQRHYPSLASRAGSRYLAKTLSRLLMHHIRDCLPELKTRVTVLSAQYQARLHSYGQPVEDHSATLLQIVTKFASDYCNTIEGTARHIQTSELCGGARICYIFHETFGRTLQSIDPLGGLTELDILTAIRNATGPRPALFVPEVSFELLVKRQIKRLEEPSLRCVELVHEELQRIIQHCSSFSTQELLRFPKLHDSIVEVVTGLLRKRLPITNEMVHNLVAIELAYINTKHPDFTDAAQVSASVNSQQAEALDGGKRWKNEKTGEEKTLAPGFSSPSKGQAINLLDTAVPVSRKLSAREQRDCEVIQRLIKCYFLIVRKSIQDSVPKTVMHFLVNFVKEHLQSELVGQLYKQPLLQELLIESQDTAQQRTEVAQMLEALKKANNIISEIRETHLW, encoded by the exons ATGGAAACTCTGATTCCCACCATCAACCGGCTTCAGGAGGTTTTCCTCACAGTGGGTGCAGAGGTTGTACAGCTGCCTCAAATAGTCGTTGTTGGATCtcag AGCAGTGGAAAAAGCTCTGTGTTGGAGAGTCTGGTTGGACGGGATTTCTTACCTCGAGGATCAGGAATAGTGACAAGACGACCTCTGGTGTTGCAGCTTGTTCATGTTGCTCCTCTGGAAGAGAGACTGAAGATTGAAAATG GAAATGGGGTAAAACAAAATGCCCAAATCAGCTACCCAG GTGTCAAAGCTGAAGAATGGGGTACATTTCTTCATTGCAAGAACCAG attttcacagatttcCAAGAAATCCGGCGAGAAATAGAAACAGAGACTGATCGCAGTTCAGGAGAAAACAAG GGAATCAGCCCTGAGCCCATATATTTGAAGATTTTCTCCCCCAAGGTCCTAAATCTCACTCTGGTTGATTTACCTGGAATTACTAAG GTTCCTGTTGGGGACCAGCCGGAGGACATTGAAGCTCAAGTACAGGAGATGATCTTATCTTTCATCTCCAATCCAAACTCCCTCATCCTCGCAGTGTCCCCTGCCAACTCTGACTTGGCTACATCTGATGCGCTGAAATTGGCTCGTGAGGTTGATCCAGATG GTCGTCGAACGCTGTTGGTGGTCAGTAAGCTGGACCTGATGGATGCGGGCACAGATGCTTTAGAGGTTCTTCTAGGTCGTGTCATTCCAGTCAGGCTTGGAATAATTGGGGTGGTTAACAG GAGCCAGCATGACATCAATACTCAGAAGAGCTTGGAGGACTCAACGCGGGATGAGCAGGCTTTCCTGCAACGTCACTACCCTTCGCTTGCCTCGCGGGCTGGTTCACGTTATTTGGCCAAGACTCTCAGTAGATTGCTCATGCACCACATCCGGGACTGCCTACCAGAACTCAAAACCCGAGTGACCGTACTGAGTGCCCAGTACCAGGCACGGCTTCACAGCTATGGTCAGCCCGTAGAGGACCACAGTGCCACACTGCTGCAGATTGTCACCAAGTTTGCCAGCGATTATTGCAACACCATAGAGGGGACAGCAAGGCACATCCAAACCTCAGAACT CTGTGGGGGTGCTCGGATCTGTTACATATTCCATGAAACCTTTGGCCGGACATTGCAGTCCATCGACCCCCTTGGAGGGCTGACTGAGCTTGATATCCTGACTGCGATCCGCAATGCCACA GGACCACGGCCAGCGCTTTTTGTGCCTGAGGTGTCTTTTGAGTTGTTGGTGAAGCGGCAAATTAAGCGGCTGGAGGAGCCCAGTTTACGCTGTGTAGAGCTTGTCCATGAAGAACTACAGAGGATCATCCAGCACTGCTCTTCTTTTAGCACACAG GAACTTCTACGATTTCCGAAACTTCATGATTCCATTGTGGAAGTTGTTACAGGATTACTGAGGAAGCGCTTGCCGATCACTAATGAAATG GTTCACAATTTAGTGGCAATAGAACTTGCTTATATCAACACAAAGCATCCAGACTTCACAGATGCTGCACAGGTCTCAGCATCTGTCAACAGTCAGCAG GCAGAGGCACTTGATGGTGGGAAACGCTGGAAGAATGAGAAGACTGGGGAAGAGAAAACCCTGGCTCCAGGTTTCAGCAGCCCCAGCAAAGGCCAGGCCATTAACCTTCTTGACACA GCGGTGCCTGTGTCCCGCAAGCTGAGTGCAAGAGAACAGAGGGACTGCGAGGTCATCCAGCGTCTCATCAAGTGCTACTTCCTCATCGTCCGCAAAAGCATCCAAGACAG TGTGCCAAAGACAGTGATGCACTTCTTGGTGAACTTTGTGAAAGAGCATCTGCAGAGTGAGCTGGTGGGTCAACTTTACAAACAGCCA